The following coding sequences are from one Hippopotamus amphibius kiboko isolate mHipAmp2 chromosome 9, mHipAmp2.hap2, whole genome shotgun sequence window:
- the IL10RA gene encoding interleukin-10 receptor subunit alpha, whose amino-acid sequence MLPRLIVPLAALLSLLLGSRAHELPRPPSAWFEAEFFHHVLHWTPIQNQSESTYYEVELLRYEVEPICWKRIPSCNQTLVLFCDLTLETLDLYHSNGYRARVRAVDGNRHSNWTYPITRFSMDEVTLTVDSVKLEIHNGNIFGVIQPPRPKVAPAGDTYENIFHNFREYEIEVRKVPGHYKPHAKVAYENFSLPAPRGVGEFCVRVKPSVSSRVNKEVWSEEKCITLAPQYFTVTNLSIFFTFVLLLYGALGFFLAFQLYVRRRGKLPAVLVFKKPSPFSFIGQLSSPETQDTIHPLDEEAFPKVSPELRNSELHGSTDSGFSSAKPSLQTDEVQFLLSAPRPQAGGTLGKGAPLLLEDSCGSGGSSSTDSGICLQEPRQNLGTEPNWELQVGRNSRDQDDSGIGLVQNSEGQPEDVQGGSGLDHVSSLGPEVAAEEDPAAEAFQGYLKQTRCPEEKAAEAGGLEEESSSADGLDPKFRTCSDAEVGWPLPALAKGYMKQDPPEMTLAPSGAPAGQWNLPTADWSLLGLPSCGDLGTSDWNFAHDLASLECMAAPGSLLGSFDSDLVTLPLISSLHSNE is encoded by the exons AACTGCCCAGACCTCCATCTGCATGGTTTGAAGCAGAATTTTTCCACCACGTCCTCCACTGGACACCCATCCAGAATCAGTCCGAGAGTACCTACTATGAAGTGGAGCTCCTGAG GTATGAAGTAGAGCCCATCTGCTGGAAACGCATCCCCAGCTGTAACCAGACCCTGGTGCTGTTCTGTGATCTCACCTTGGAGACCCTGGACCTGTACCATAGCAATGGCTACCGAGCCAGAGTTCGGGCAGTGGATGGAAACCGGCACTCAAACTGGACCTATCCCATCACCCGCTTCTCCATGGACGAAG TGACTCTGACAGTTGACAGCGTGAAGCTAGAGATACACAACGGCAACATCTTTGGGGTGATCCAGCCCCCCAGGCCCAAGGTGGCCCCTGCAGGCGACACATATGAAAACATCTTCCACAACTTCCGGGAGTACGAGATTGAAGTTCGCAAGGTACCGGGACACTATAAG CCCCATGCCAAGGTAGCATATGAAAACTTCAGCCTCCCAGCGCCGAGAGGGGTGGGAGAGTTCTGTGTCAGGGTGAAACCGTCTGTCAGCTCCCGAGTGAACAAGGAGGTCTGGTCCGAGGAGAAGTGCATCACGCTCGCCCCACAGT ATTTCACCGTGACCAACCTCAGCATCTTTTTCACCTTTGTCCTGCTGCTCTACGGAGCCCTGGGCTTCTTCCTGGCCTTCCAGCTGTATGTGCGGCGCCGGGGAAAGCTGCCCGCCGTCCTG gtCTTCAAGAAGCCCAGTCCCTTCAGCTTCATCGGCCAACTTTCCTCCCCGGAGACCCAAGACACCATCCATCCCCTCGACGAGGAGGCCTTCCCCAAGGTGTCCCCAGAGCTGAGGAACTCAGAGCTGCACGGCAGCACGGACAGTGGCTTCAGCAGTGCCAAGCCATCACTACAGACTGATGAGGTCCAgttcctcctctctgccccccgcccccaggccggGGGGACTCTGGGAAAGGGGGCGCCTCTGTTGCTGGAGGACAGCTGCGGTAGTGGTGGCAGCAGCAGTACGGACAGCGGGATCTGCTTGCAGGAGCCCCGCCAGAATCTGGGCACGGAGCCCAACTGGGAGCTGCAGGTGGGGAGAAACAGCCGGGACCAGGATGACAGTGGCATTGGCCTGGTCCAGAACTCTGAGGGGCAGCCTGAAGATGTTCAGGGTGGCTCAGGTTTGGACCATGTTAGTTCCCTGGGACCTGAGGTGGCCGCAGAAGAAGACCCAGCTGCGGAGGCCTTCCAGGGCTACCTGAAGCAGACCCGCTgcccagaggagaaggcagccGAGGCAGGCGGCCTGGAAGAAGAGTCCTCCTCAGCAGACGGCCTTGACCCCAAATTCAGGACGTGCTCAGATGCTGAAGTAGGCTGGCCTCTACCAGCCCTGGCCAAGGGCTATATGAAACAGGACCCCCCAGAAATGACCCTTGCTCCTTCAGGGGCCCCAGCTGGACAATGGAACCTACCCACTGCGGATTGGTCCCTCCTGGGCTTGCCCAGCTGTGGTGACTTGGGAACATCTGACTGGAACTTTGCCCATGATCTTGCCTCTCTAGAATGTATGGCAGCCCCGGGCAGTCTCCTGGGCAGCTTTGACTCAGACCTGGTCACCCTGCCCCTGATCTCCAGCCTGCACTCAAATGAGTGA